One part of the Natronorubrum sediminis genome encodes these proteins:
- a CDS encoding enoyl-CoA hydratase/isomerase family protein, whose translation MDDLDTVLVKYDSETGIGTLTMNRPDALNALNGQLRDDIIAGLEQLETANEDADGVALRAVVLEGAGEKAFCAGADIGGFSDESAGGSSGRTHYDFIRDFPTPVIAKIDGYCLGGGLETALACDFRLATEGSTFGFPEVDLGIIPGAGGVQYVTKLAGPAVAKELAMRGNHISAERADDEGIINHVYDADSFDEDVDDFVTELAGQAPLAVQAVKKSAHMAVHSGLNEGLRYDSQVFAELLTTEDHAEGAAAFAEKRDAEFEGK comes from the coding sequence ATGGACGACCTCGACACAGTCCTAGTGAAGTACGACAGTGAAACTGGCATCGGCACGCTCACGATGAACCGTCCGGACGCGCTCAACGCTCTCAACGGACAGCTCCGAGACGACATCATCGCCGGGCTCGAACAACTCGAGACCGCGAATGAAGACGCCGACGGCGTCGCCCTGCGAGCCGTCGTGCTCGAGGGGGCCGGTGAGAAGGCCTTCTGTGCTGGTGCGGACATCGGCGGCTTCTCGGACGAATCGGCCGGCGGCTCCTCCGGACGCACGCACTACGACTTCATCCGGGACTTCCCGACGCCCGTCATCGCGAAGATCGACGGCTACTGTCTCGGTGGCGGCCTCGAGACGGCCCTCGCGTGTGACTTCCGGCTGGCGACCGAGGGGAGTACGTTCGGCTTCCCCGAAGTCGACCTGGGAATCATCCCCGGTGCGGGTGGCGTCCAGTACGTGACGAAACTGGCCGGCCCGGCGGTCGCGAAGGAACTGGCCATGCGCGGCAACCACATCTCGGCCGAACGCGCCGATGACGAGGGGATCATCAACCACGTCTACGACGCGGATTCCTTCGACGAGGACGTCGACGACTTCGTCACCGAACTCGCCGGACAGGCACCCCTCGCCGTGCAGGCCGTCAAAAAGTCCGCCCACATGGCCGTCCACTCCGGCCTGAACGAGGGCCTGCGCTACGACAGCCAGGTCTTCGCGGAGTTGTTGACGACAGAAGACCACGCGGAAGGTGCCGCGGCGTTCGCCGAAAAGCGCGACGCCGAGTTCGAAGGAAAGTAA